A stretch of Rhizobium glycinendophyticum DNA encodes these proteins:
- a CDS encoding amidase, protein MMKVSPDGGATEMTAGGEMFQDYAEYDGLGLAELIRRGDVSASEVLEAAIARIEAINPSLNAVVRPLFERARNRLDAGVGDGPLFGVPFLVKDLLAQIDGVPTGNGNRLWAGPVARGDSELVRRWEAAGLVIAGRTNTPEFGLTPYTEAEASGPARNPWDVSRTPGGSSGGSAAAVASGMVPIASGGDGGGSIRIPASACGVFGMKPTRGRTPAGPFIGEAWSGFAIEHVLTRSVRDSAAVLDATHGPDIGSPHPLPVFAGSYLEAVSRSPVRLKIAVSKAPMLGKTVSPEVVTAFDEAVSLLTDLGHQVVEAAPPVDREAFSMAFLTALAGELRADIEFTAKTFGVRIRPGDYDASSFGMGLLGDGYSAAELVAAHRYLKLASRSVLGFFNDYEVLMTPVLSSLPVKIGALQPSSAEKALLKVLGHVGGGWLLKKLGIAEQLAAQTFEFIPWTPVFNVTGQPAMSVPIGWSKEGLPIGMQFVGRFADEETLFSLAGQLEQARPWKDRRPVL, encoded by the coding sequence ATGATGAAGGTTTCTCCCGATGGTGGCGCCACGGAGATGACGGCAGGGGGAGAGATGTTTCAGGATTACGCTGAATATGACGGGCTTGGACTGGCAGAGCTGATCCGCCGCGGCGACGTGTCTGCGAGCGAGGTGCTGGAGGCCGCGATTGCGCGGATCGAAGCGATCAATCCTTCGCTCAACGCGGTCGTGCGGCCGCTCTTCGAGCGCGCCCGTAATCGCCTGGACGCCGGGGTCGGCGACGGACCACTTTTTGGTGTGCCGTTTCTGGTCAAGGATCTGCTGGCGCAGATCGACGGCGTGCCGACAGGCAATGGCAACCGGTTGTGGGCAGGGCCGGTGGCGCGCGGCGACAGCGAACTGGTTCGGCGATGGGAAGCGGCGGGCCTTGTCATTGCAGGCCGGACGAACACGCCGGAGTTCGGATTGACACCTTATACAGAGGCCGAGGCCAGCGGGCCGGCACGCAATCCCTGGGATGTGAGCCGGACGCCCGGCGGCTCGTCGGGTGGATCGGCGGCGGCTGTTGCAAGCGGCATGGTGCCGATCGCATCGGGTGGCGATGGCGGCGGATCGATCCGCATCCCGGCTTCAGCTTGCGGTGTCTTCGGCATGAAGCCGACGCGAGGCCGCACTCCGGCCGGTCCCTTCATCGGCGAGGCCTGGTCCGGCTTTGCCATCGAACATGTGCTGACCCGCTCGGTGCGAGACAGTGCGGCGGTGCTCGATGCCACGCACGGGCCCGATATCGGCTCCCCGCATCCGCTGCCGGTGTTTGCCGGCTCCTATCTGGAGGCCGTCTCCCGGTCGCCGGTGCGGCTGAAAATTGCCGTATCGAAGGCGCCGATGCTCGGAAAGACGGTGTCGCCGGAGGTCGTGACGGCTTTCGACGAGGCCGTGTCCTTGCTGACGGACCTCGGACATCAGGTGGTGGAGGCCGCACCGCCGGTCGACCGGGAGGCCTTTTCCATGGCATTCCTGACAGCGCTGGCGGGGGAATTGCGGGCCGATATCGAGTTCACGGCAAAGACATTCGGCGTGCGGATAAGGCCCGGCGATTACGATGCTTCGTCCTTCGGCATGGGACTGCTCGGCGATGGCTACTCGGCGGCGGAACTGGTTGCGGCACATCGGTACTTGAAGCTCGCCAGTCGTTCCGTGCTCGGCTTTTTCAACGACTACGAAGTGCTGATGACGCCGGTCCTCTCGTCGCTGCCGGTTAAGATCGGGGCATTGCAGCCGTCTTCGGCAGAAAAGGCGCTGCTGAAGGTGCTTGGCCATGTCGGCGGTGGATGGCTGCTGAAGAAGCTCGGGATCGCCGAGCAGTTGGCAGCGCAGACCTTCGAATTCATTCCGTGGACGCCGGTCTTCAACGTCACCGGGCAGCCGGCGATGTCGGTGCCGATTGGCTGGTCGAAGGAGGGGCTGCCGATCGGCATGCAGTTTGTTGGCCGCTTCGCCGAC
- a CDS encoding methyl-accepting chemotaxis protein — protein MLFKSATSRNIFSTVGLGVVTTIGVAATLLGLTYGHIRSASINQMHMAASNAAAEIEQSLRVGHQMVEGMETAIMALRANGQADRATVMAVMQQALEAYPGSIGVSTGWEPDAFDGKDKDFVGKPAHDQTGRFVPYIYRAGGAIKTDVLLDYDKPGVGDYYQLPVKTGKPALLEPYVYPVDGKDVLMTTISVPVFDAGKAVGYVGADIDLDKTAADLASNRPLGDGYIALLSSANAFVSHPEKDVMGKALKDSGVDAAGWQAVLKTPGTVGMITDKDGVERMAIAVPIEPFEGATWKVVVAVPSATVLGALTQTVWTSVLVIAGATVFLVLVGWLLARGFIGRINRVIDQTTRIASGDLNVELTDKERDDEIGDLSRSLGILLESNRKKVELEAEAQARFEQEEIERVERSKGHKAREEEIRFVVDELRAGLARLSDGDMTVRLEKPFSPALDEIRSNFNDSIEKLRAALVSFSENATTIETGSNEIRAAADDLARRTEQQAASVEQTSAALSQITRSVKESTQRAEEAGLQVSRTKESAEHSGEVVRSAIDAMSAIEQSSQSISNIIGVIDEIAFQTNLLALNAGVEAARAGEAGKGFAVVAQEVRELAQRSANAAKEIKSLITASGDQVKHGVSLVDQTGEALSAIVAEVQQINTNVQAIVEAAREQSTGLHEINAAVNIMDQGTQKNAAMVEETNAASHTLVSEVQSLSSRLAQFNLGQASANRQAAAYSGANSGPSRPAPTQTPGPARPAPVAATARPVASPARALAGKIASAIGAKPAPSGAEWEEF, from the coding sequence ATGCTCTTCAAATCCGCCACGAGCCGGAACATCTTTTCCACCGTCGGGCTCGGTGTCGTCACCACCATCGGCGTTGCCGCAACGCTGCTCGGCCTCACCTATGGCCACATCCGCAGCGCCAGCATCAACCAGATGCACATGGCCGCCTCGAATGCCGCAGCCGAAATCGAACAGAGTCTGCGCGTTGGCCACCAGATGGTCGAGGGCATGGAAACCGCGATCATGGCCCTGCGTGCCAACGGACAGGCCGATCGCGCGACCGTCATGGCCGTGATGCAGCAGGCATTGGAGGCCTATCCTGGCTCGATCGGCGTTTCCACGGGCTGGGAGCCTGACGCTTTCGACGGCAAGGATAAGGATTTTGTGGGCAAGCCGGCCCACGATCAGACTGGCCGCTTTGTGCCGTATATCTATCGCGCTGGTGGCGCCATCAAGACCGACGTACTGCTCGACTACGACAAGCCCGGCGTTGGCGATTACTATCAGTTACCGGTCAAGACCGGCAAGCCGGCCCTGCTCGAGCCCTACGTCTATCCAGTGGACGGCAAGGACGTCCTCATGACCACCATTTCGGTTCCGGTCTTCGATGCGGGCAAGGCCGTCGGTTATGTCGGCGCCGACATCGATCTCGACAAGACTGCGGCCGATCTAGCGTCGAACCGTCCGCTCGGCGATGGCTATATCGCCCTCCTCTCTTCTGCCAACGCTTTTGTCAGCCATCCCGAGAAGGACGTCATGGGCAAGGCACTCAAGGACAGCGGGGTGGACGCCGCAGGTTGGCAAGCCGTCCTGAAAACCCCCGGCACGGTGGGGATGATCACGGACAAGGACGGCGTCGAGCGCATGGCAATCGCCGTTCCGATCGAACCCTTCGAAGGGGCGACGTGGAAGGTCGTGGTCGCCGTCCCAAGCGCGACGGTGCTCGGCGCCCTCACCCAGACGGTCTGGACCTCCGTCCTCGTGATCGCCGGCGCCACCGTCTTCCTCGTTCTCGTCGGCTGGCTGCTCGCCCGCGGCTTCATCGGCCGCATCAACCGTGTCATCGATCAGACAACCCGCATTGCCTCGGGTGATCTCAATGTCGAACTGACTGACAAGGAACGGGACGATGAGATCGGCGACCTCTCGCGCTCGCTCGGCATCCTGCTGGAGAGCAACCGCAAGAAAGTCGAACTGGAAGCCGAGGCCCAGGCCCGCTTCGAGCAGGAAGAAATCGAACGTGTCGAACGCTCCAAGGGACATAAGGCGCGAGAAGAGGAAATCCGCTTCGTCGTCGACGAACTGCGCGCCGGCCTCGCCCGCCTCTCCGACGGCGATATGACCGTTCGCCTGGAAAAACCCTTCTCGCCCGCCCTCGACGAGATCCGCAGCAACTTTAACGACTCGATCGAAAAGCTGCGCGCAGCTCTCGTCTCCTTCAGCGAGAATGCGACAACCATCGAGACCGGCTCTAACGAGATCCGCGCCGCCGCAGACGATCTTGCCCGCCGCACCGAACAGCAGGCAGCCTCCGTCGAACAGACGTCGGCCGCACTGTCGCAGATCACCCGCTCGGTTAAGGAAAGCACGCAGCGCGCCGAAGAAGCCGGGCTGCAGGTCAGCCGCACGAAGGAAAGTGCCGAGCATTCTGGCGAGGTGGTGCGTTCTGCAATTGACGCCATGAGTGCGATCGAGCAGTCCTCGCAGTCGATCTCCAACATTATCGGCGTGATCGACGAAATCGCCTTCCAGACAAACCTGCTCGCGCTCAATGCCGGCGTCGAAGCGGCCCGCGCCGGTGAAGCAGGCAAGGGATTTGCCGTCGTTGCTCAGGAAGTGCGTGAACTCGCCCAACGCTCGGCCAATGCCGCCAAGGAGATCAAGAGCCTGATCACCGCCTCCGGAGATCAGGTGAAGCATGGCGTCTCGCTGGTCGACCAGACGGGTGAAGCGCTGTCGGCCATCGTCGCCGAGGTCCAGCAGATCAACACCAATGTCCAGGCAATCGTCGAAGCCGCCCGCGAACAGTCGACCGGCCTCCACGAGATCAACGCCGCCGTCAACATCATGGACCAGGGCACCCAGAAGAACGCGGCTATGGTCGAAGAGACCAATGCCGCATCCCACACACTGGTGTCGGAAGTGCAGTCCCTGTCTTCACGTCTCGCTCAGTTCAATCTAGGCCAGGCCTCCGCCAACCGACAAGCTGCCGCCTATTCCGGCGCGAACAGCGGCCCGTCGCGCCCGGCACCCACCCAGACGCCCGGTCCCGCACGCCCGGCACCCGTTGCCGCAACCGCGCGTCCGGTCGCATCTCCGGCGCGTGCTCTCGCCGGAAAGATAGCCTCCGCCATAGGCGCCAAACCTGCCCCGAGCGGCGCGGAATGGGAAGAGTTTTAA
- a CDS encoding DUF1868 domain-containing protein: MTLSTLSPHLRPFSRSLNPKPIPHLGTRYNAAGIFLPEPGNTLVCHLEAGSETEGVLQEVRARYRGMPGGQHLAFTAESSLHMTIFQGIIEYRRQLPYWPEDVPLETPVDDMTAILLDRLAGFVPGPAFQMQVAEATPNGLTLEGVTEADRVALRSWRDRLADLLGYRHPDHDTYAFHITFAYMIERFDDETMLIWQSFLAEVVAEIRQRVAILSLRPPAFCSFEDMNHFEELLVLEPQP; this comes from the coding sequence ACGCTTTCGCCGCACCTCAGACCGTTTTCCCGCAGCTTGAATCCGAAGCCAATTCCGCATCTGGGGACCCGCTACAATGCTGCCGGCATTTTTCTGCCGGAGCCGGGCAATACGCTCGTTTGCCACCTGGAGGCAGGGTCGGAGACGGAGGGCGTGCTGCAGGAGGTCCGCGCGCGCTATCGTGGGATGCCGGGTGGTCAGCACCTCGCCTTCACGGCCGAATCCAGCCTGCACATGACGATATTCCAGGGCATTATCGAATATAGGCGACAATTGCCCTATTGGCCGGAAGATGTGCCGCTGGAAACGCCGGTAGATGACATGACGGCGATCCTTCTTGATCGGCTTGCCGGATTTGTGCCGGGACCGGCCTTTCAGATGCAGGTCGCAGAGGCAACGCCGAACGGGCTGACGCTTGAGGGGGTGACAGAGGCGGATCGGGTCGCCTTGCGCTCGTGGCGTGATCGCCTGGCTGATCTGCTCGGTTATCGCCATCCGGACCATGACACCTATGCCTTTCACATCACCTTTGCCTACATGATTGAGCGCTTCGACGACGAGACGATGTTGATCTGGCAGTCATTCCTGGCAGAGGTGGTTGCGGAGATCCGGCAGCGGGTTGCGATCCTCTCGCTCAGGCCGCCGGCCTTTTGCAGCTTCGAGGACATGAACCATTTTGAGGAATTGCTGGTCCTAGAACCGCAGCCCTAG